From the genome of Bombyx mori chromosome 16, ASM3026992v2, one region includes:
- the LOC105842052 gene encoding glucose dehydrogenase [FAD, quinone] → MAISTVAATAIKSALAIGGLHTLTFIPIMLAAMAYFNYELLDPEQRPFNQKYLRETYDFIVVGGGSAGSVLANRLSEVEGWNVLLLEAGGHETDISDVPLLSLYLHKSKLDWKYRTQPQDTACQAMIDKRCSWTKGKVLGGSSVLNTMLYIRGNKRDFDQWESFGNPGWGYEDVLPYFKKSEDQRNPYLAKDTKYHQTGGYLTVQDSPYNTPIGAALLQAGEEMGYDFIDVNGAQQTGYAWYQFTIRRGTRCSTAKAFLRPVRLRQNLHIALFSHVTKVLIDKDTKRAYGVEFLRDGTQQVVYAKREVILAAGAIASPQLLMLSGVGPEQHLKEVGIDVIHDSPGVGRNLQDHIAVGGIIFRIDYPVSLVMNRLVNINSALRYAITEDGPLTSSIGLEVVAFINTKYANATDDWPDIEFMMTSCSTPSDGGTQVKKAHGLTDEFYNEVFQEVNNKDVFGIFPMMLRPKSRGFIKLRSTNPLDYPIMVHNYLTHPDDVGVLREGVKAAVAVGETTAMKRFGSRFHAKPVPNCKHLPPYTDEYWDCFIRQYTMTIYHVSCTAKMGPSSDPMAVVDPRLKVYGIEGLRVIDASIMPTITNGNINAPVIMIAEKGADMIKEDWLPKSKKRRRRSIRCSRLEKISLGRHNSKLCSIKR, encoded by the exons ATGGCGATTTCCACGGTTGCAGCTACAGCCATTAAATCAGCTCTTGCCATCGGCGGTCTGCATACACTTACTTTCATACCGATAATGCTAGCGGCCATGGCCTATTTCAACTATGAACTACTAGATCCCGAACAAAGACCGTTCAATCAGAAATATTTGAGAGAAACATATGATTTCATAGTGGTCGGAGGAGGATCTGCCGGATCTGTATTAGCTAATAGACTGTCTGAAGTTGAAGGTTGGAATGTCTTGCTTTTAGAAGCAGGAGGTCACGAAACCGACATCAGTGATGTTCCCTTACTGTCATTGTATTTGCATAAGAGCAAACTTGACTGGAAATACcg GACCCAACCGCAAGACACTGCTTGCCAAGCTATGATCGACAAACGATGCAGCTGGACTAAAGGCAAAGTCTTGGGAGGCTCTTCAGTTCTCAATACCATGTTGTATATAAGAGGGAACAAGCGTGATTTCGATCAGTGGGAGTCCTTTGGAAACCCGGGGTGGGGCTATGAAGATGTCTTGCCGTATTTCAAGAAATCTGAGGACCAACGCAATCCGTACTTGGCAAAGGATACCAAGTATCATCAAACTG gCGGGTATCTAACTGTCCAAGACTCCCCGTATAATACTCCGATCGGAGCTGCGCTACTCCAAGCTGGTGAGGAAATGGGATATGACTTTATCGACGTAAACGGAGCTCAACAAACTGGATATGCGTGGTACCAGTTTACTATTCGAAGAGGCACCAGATGTTCCACAGCAAAAGCTTTCCTGAGACCTGTAAGACTACGACAGAACCTTCATATCGCTCTATTCTCCCACGTCACTAAAGTTTTAATTGACAAGGATACGAAAAGAGCATACGGAGTCGAATTCCTTAGAGATGGCACTCAGCAAGTCGTTTATGCAAAACGAGAAGTTATATTGGCGGCTGGAGCAATAGCTTCGCCTCAATTACTTATGTTGTCTGGTGTCGGACCCGAGCAACACCTAAAAGAGGTGGGGATCGATGTGATTCATGATTCTCCTGGAGTCGGGAGAAACCTGCAAGATCACATCGCTGTCGGAGGCATTATCTTTCGAATCGATTATCCCGTAAGTTTGGTTATGAATCGTCTTGTGAACATTAACTCTGCTTTACGGTATGCCATCACCGAGGACGGTCCACTTACATCCAGCATCGGCCTCGAAGTTGTAGCTTTTATTAATACTAAATATGCAAATGCTACTGACGATTGGCCTGACATTGAATTTATGATGACATCATGTTCGACGCCTTCTGACGGAGGTACACAAGTGAAAAAAGCACACGGACTGACGGATGAGTTCTACAATGAAGTTTTTCAAGAAGTTAACAACAAAGACGTTTTCGGTATCTTTCCGATGATGTTACGTCCAAAAAGTAGAGGATTTATTAAACTACGCTCTACGAATCCCCTGGACTACCCTATAATGGTCCACAATTACTTGACGCATCCTGATGACGTTGGAGTACTGAGAGAAGGGGTGAAAGCCGCGGTAGCAGTTGGAGAAACAACAGCCATGAAACGTTTCGGATCAAGGTTTCATGCAAAACCTGTCCCGAATTGTAAGCACCTACCTCCTTATACTGACGAATATTGGGACTGTTTTATTCGTCAATACACCATGACCATTTATCACGTTTCGTGTACAGCGAAAATGGGTCCTTCTAGTGACCCAATGGCAGTTGTGGATCCAAGATTAAAAGTATATGGGATCGAAGGTCTTAGAGTGATAGACGCAAGTATTATGCCCACAATTACTAATGGAAATATTAATGCTCCAGTCATCATGATCGCTGAGAAAGGAGCTGATATGATCAAAGAAGATTGGTTACCAAAATCTAAAAAACGACGACGCAGAAGCATCAGATGCTCTAGATTAGAAAAAATTAGTTTAGGCCGTCATAATAGTAAGCTTTGCTCAATTAAAAGATGA